Proteins encoded together in one Candidatus Babeliales bacterium window:
- a CDS encoding M50 family metallopeptidase: MIAAVLSQISSIFLSLIGISFIIVFHEFGHYIFCKLFNVYTPTFSIGIGKVLYSKKIGDTNFCISAGPIGGYVEVASEKGINGSLGFNQIPYYQKVLMMLGGILFNFILTYVLFVGLFFTGMPDSGAAPYEVNTSIISTIPAESINADLLQKNDRIVSVNHQDIHNDVAVARKIVADQLAINAIDIPVEIDRSGQTMDMTLHLKGAKTSPSISKQLDIVFQPKPALSLKNSIIQAYVATGFYLSAIVKGLKDMVYARNTKGLVGPLMAVAVSSKSAQKGFSSLLFLLAIISINLGFMNLLPLPIFDGGQFVIFTIEAITRKELSERVRHYIGVSSWVLAIGLLVIFTIRDLYTLIF, from the coding sequence ATGATAGCAGCTGTTTTGTCCCAAATTTCATCAATTTTTTTAAGCCTTATTGGAATCTCGTTTATCATAGTATTTCATGAATTTGGTCATTATATTTTCTGTAAGCTATTCAACGTTTACACCCCAACCTTTTCTATTGGAATCGGTAAAGTTCTATATTCAAAAAAAATTGGTGATACAAATTTTTGCATTTCAGCTGGGCCTATTGGTGGTTATGTTGAAGTAGCGTCTGAAAAGGGCATCAACGGCTCTTTAGGGTTTAATCAAATTCCGTACTACCAAAAAGTTCTCATGATGCTTGGTGGCATCCTTTTTAACTTTATATTGACCTATGTCTTATTTGTAGGTCTTTTTTTCACAGGAATGCCAGATTCTGGCGCTGCTCCTTATGAAGTCAACACATCTATCATCTCTACAATCCCTGCAGAATCTATAAACGCTGATCTTTTGCAAAAAAACGATCGAATCGTTTCAGTCAACCACCAAGATATTCACAATGATGTAGCTGTCGCTCGTAAAATCGTAGCTGATCAACTAGCCATCAATGCTATTGATATTCCCGTTGAAATTGACCGTTCAGGCCAAACTATGGATATGACGCTTCATCTTAAAGGAGCAAAAACTTCTCCTTCAATATCAAAGCAGCTTGATATTGTATTTCAGCCCAAACCAGCTTTATCTCTAAAAAACTCAATAATTCAAGCCTATGTTGCGACCGGATTTTATCTATCTGCAATCGTTAAAGGTCTCAAAGATATGGTTTACGCTCGCAATACCAAAGGGCTCGTCGGTCCTTTAATGGCAGTTGCCGTAAGCAGCAAAAGCGCTCAAAAAGGATTTTCTTCCCTACTGTTCCTTTTAGCGATCATCAGCATCAATCTTGGATTTATGAACTTACTACCGTTGCCAATCTTTGATGGTGGACAATTTGTTATTTTTACCATTGAAGCAATAACTCGCAAAGAACTTTCAGAAAGAGTTCGACACTACATTGGGGTAAGCTCATGGGTTCTTGCAATCGGACTTCTCGTCATCTTTACGATTCGCGATCTTTATACCCTTATCTTTTAA
- the rplM gene encoding 50S ribosomal protein L13, with protein MNKAFFLRKEDANPQWRLIDAKGKVLGRLATQVADILRGKDQPEFTSHTDSGDYVVIINASHIVLTGNKLDGKEYVTYSGYQGGKKVKTAREMMKKTPEKVFELAVKRMLPNTNKSSLSRSILKKLKVYAGNEHPHIAQITK; from the coding sequence ATGAACAAAGCATTTTTTCTCAGAAAAGAAGATGCGAACCCTCAATGGCGTTTAATTGACGCAAAGGGAAAAGTATTAGGCCGCTTAGCTACTCAAGTTGCAGACATTTTGCGCGGTAAAGACCAACCAGAATTTACTTCACACACAGATAGCGGTGACTATGTAGTTATCATTAACGCATCTCACATAGTGCTTACTGGTAACAAGCTTGACGGTAAAGAATATGTTACCTATAGCGGTTACCAAGGTGGTAAAAAAGTCAAAACTGCTCGTGAAATGATGAAAAAAACACCTGAAAAAGTATTTGAATTAGCTGTAAAAAGAATGCTTCCAAATACAAACAAAAGCTCATTGAGCCGTTCAATTTTGAAAAAGTTAAAAGTGTATGCAGGTAATGAGCATCCACACATAGCTCAAATTACAAAATAA